DNA from Longimicrobium sp.:
ACGCGCACGCCGGCGCGCGCTTCGCCCAGGAAGTCCAGGTAGCCGGGGGTGTCGATGAAGTTGACCTTGGCGTCCAGCCAGGTGGCGTGCGCCACCGAGGTGTTCATCGAGCAGCCGTGGGCGATCTCTTCGGGGGTGAACATGGTGAGCGCGGTGCCGTCGGCGGCGGATCCGTGGCGGCGGGTGGCGCCGGATGCGTGGCAGCAGGCGTCGATCAGCGTCGTCTTTCCCGCGCCGCCGTGGCCGACCACCACGACGTTGCGGATGCGGTCCGTTGTGAATGAGGGGGCTGACGCCATACGCACCTCCGGGCAGGGGTGGAGGGAACCCGGCGCGGGACGCCGGGCGGAGGGGAAGTGCGTGTGGCGCGGGGACAGTGGCACGGCACGGCTTTCCGCACGTACGCGCTTCCGGCAACCGGATTTTCGCGATGCAAGAAGTGTACGGCCATGCTAGCTTCCACCCGGTCGCCATTCCCATTCCCCAATCGCCATTCCCCGCCCTATGGACCCCGACTGGCTTCGATGGGCGCGCCGCATCCACGCGCTGGCGCAGAACGGCTCCGCGTACACCGAGGGCGTCTTCGACCGCGAGCGCTACGCCGAGCTGAAGACGATCGCCGCGGCGATGATGGCCGCGTACGGCGACTCGACTCCCGAGCACGTGCTCGGGTTGTGGGCAATGGAGGAGGGATACGCGACGCCCAAGGTGGACGTGCGCGCCGCCGTCTTTCGCGGCGGCGAGATCCTGCTGGTGAGGGAGCGCTCGGACGGCCGCTGGGCGCTCCCCGGCGGCTGGGCGGATGTGGGGGACACGCCCGCGCAATGCGTGGAGCGCGAGGTGCTGGAGGAAGCGGGGCTCACGGTGCGCGCCACGCACCTGGTGGCCCTGCACGACGGCAGCCGCAACGGGCATCCGCCGCGGCCGTACCACGTCTACAAGCTCCTCTTCCTGTGCGAGCTGGTGGGCGGCGTGGCCACCACCAGCATCGAGACGGACGAGGTCGCATTCTTCCCCGAAGACGTTCTCCCGCCGCTCTCGTTCGGGCGCGTCAACGAGGCGCAGGTCGCGCTCTGCTTCCGGCACATGCGCGATCCCATGCTCCCGACCGAGTTCGACTGAACTGCAGGGCTCACGCGGAGACGCGGAGACGCGGGGAGAGAACGGCAAGCGCATGGCTCACACAGAGGCACAGAGGCACAGAGAGAAAGGCAAAAAGATTTGTCTCTGTGGCTTTCTGTTCCTTCTGTGGCCTCTGTTTGAGCTTTTCTCCTGTTGTTCTCTCTGCGTCTCCGCGTCTCCGCGTGAGGCATTTGCGATGACGGCCGCGCTCCGGCGTCTAAGCCTCGGGAGGCTCGTTCTCGCGGCGCTTGCCGGTGGTGAGCGCTTCCACCACCTCGTCCGGCGCCGGGTTGCCGGCAATGGCGAAGACGGTGCCCTCCACCGGAACCGCGTCGGGGAGCGGGGTGCCGGGGACGAGCTCGCCGGGGAGGGTGAGGAGGCCGTCGTGGTCGCTGCCCAGCTCCAGCTCGTCCGCGGAGCCGAGCATCCCTTCCGAGACTTCGCCGCGCAGCTTGCCGCGCTTGATCCTGGTGCCGTTCGGGAGGGTGACGCCGCTGCGCACGAGGGGATAGTAGGCGCCCTCCTGCACGTTCGCGGCGCCGGTCACGATCTGGAGCCGCTGCTCAGTCCCATCGTTCACCGAGCAGACCTTGAGGCGGTCCGCATTGGGGTGCTGCGTGACGGACTCAACGTGCGCCACCACGATCGGACGCAGCAGCTCCGCCAGTGAGACGATGCGCTCGACCTCGAATCCAAGGTCGCGTAGGCGCGCGGCCACCTCCTCGGCACCTTCGGGAAGGGTCGGAACGCGGGAGCGAAGGTAAAGCAGACTCAGGTTCACGGCAGACTCCATGGGGTTCGGGGCGTGCAATCGTCCCGAAGCTACCATCCGCCGCGCCGCGAGTCTACCGGCATAAGCACAAAGACACAGAAGCACGGAGAACCCCTCCCGCCGTTCTTCCTCTGTGCCTCTGTGTCTCTGTGTGAGCCCTGCTGTTGCCGTTCGTCAGCCCTGCACCGGCGCCGTGCTCTGGATCGCCTCGTCCAGCTCCGGATAGTCCGGGTCGGCCAGCTCCGTGAAGACGGGATTCGACAGGTAGCGCTCGCCGAAGTCGCACACGATGGAGACGATCAGCTTGCCCTCGTTCTCCGGCCGCGCCGCGATCTGGAGCGCCGCCCAGGTGATGGAGCCCGACGAGATCCCCGCAAAGATCGCCTCCTCCCGCGCCAGCCGGCGAGCCGTGGCGATGGCGTCGTCGTTGGTGACGCGCACCACCTCGTCGTAGATGGAGGTGTCCAGGTTCCCGGGGATGAAGCCCGGCCCGATCCCCTGCTGCTTGTGCGGCGACGGCTCCCCGCCGGAAAGCACCGGGCTTTCCGCCGGCTCCACCGCCACGATGCGGATCCCCGGCTTCCGCTCGCGCAGGTACCGCCCCGCGCCCGTGATGGTGCCGCCCGTCCCGATCCCGCTGACGAAAACGTCCACCTCGCCCGCCGTGTCCTCCCAGATCTCCGGGCCGGTGGTCCGGTAGTGGATCGCCGGGTTGGCCGGGTTGTCGAACTGGCGCGGCATCCACGCGCTCTCTCCGAGCCGCGCCGCGATCTCCTCCGCGCGCGCGATGGCGCCCTTGATCCCCTTCGGCCCCTCCGTGAGCACCACCCGCGCACCGAGAGCGCGCAGCATGTTGCGCCGCTCGATCGTCATCGTCTCCGGCATGACGAAGATGCAGCGGTAGCCGAGCGCGGCAGCCACGTACGCCAGCCCGATCCCCGTGTTGCCGCTGGTCGGCTCCACCACCACCATCCCCGGGCGCAGGCGGCCGGCGTCGATGGCGTCGTGCACCATCGCGTAGCCGATGCGGTCCTTGACCGAGTTGAAGGGATTGAACCCTTCGTGCTTCACCACCACGCGGCCGGGGAGGCCCTCGCCCAGCCGGTTGAGCTGGATCAACGGCGTGTCGCCCACCGTCTCCGTCACGTTGGTATAGATGCGTCCGCGCGCCATCTGCGGCTCCTCTGCTGGGGTTGGGGAGGGTGCCTCACGGATCGGAAGCCGGTTTCGAAGATTCCGCCGCACATAGACATTCGCAAGGACGGCGATTCAAACCATTGGGCCGCTTGGGGTGTCGAATCGTTCGACAGGCAGCGGGAAGGAACCCGCGCCGCGCCGCCCTACTGGAGAACCACCATGCGCCCCCGCACTCTTTTCGCCGCCGCACCCGTCCTCGCCCTCTTCCTTTCCACCAGCGCCGCGGCGCAGGATTCGTGGAGCGAGTGGCTGCGGCGCTGCCGCGAGGATCGCAACTGGGGCTCTCAGGGGAGCGAGCGGCACTGCGAGGTGCGCGAGTCGCGGCTCACCGCCCGCCCTCGTCTCTCGGTGGACGGCGGCGACAATGGCGGGGTGACGGTGACGGGGTGGAACGAGGGCGGCATCCTGGTGCGCGCCCGCGTGCAGGCCAACGCCCGCTCGCGCGAGGAAGCGCGCGAGATCGCCCAGCAGGTGCGCGTGACGACCGAGGGCGGCGAGGTCCACGCCACCGGGCCCGAAAAGCGCGAGGGGCGCTCCTGGTCGGTCAGCTACGAGGTCTTCGTCCCCCGCCGCACGGGGCTCGACCTGGAGACCACCAACGGCGGAATCGGCGTGGAGCGCGTCTCGGGCGAGATGCGGCTCCAGGCGCGCAACGGCCCCGTCTCGCTGCGTGGCGTGGGCGGCAACGTGCACGCCCGCACCTCGAACGGCCCCCTGCGCGTGGTGCTGGAAGGCGACCGTTGGGCCGGCCAGGGGCTGGACGCCGAGACGCGCAACGGCCCCGTCACGCTCGAGGTGCCGGACGGCTACTCCGCCAGCCTCGAGACGGGCACGGTGAACGGGCCGATGAACTTCGACATCCCCGTGCGCGTTCAGGGCCGCATTTCGCGCCGCATCCAGACCGAGCTCGGCCGCGGAGGCGCACCGATCCGCGTCGTCACCACCAACGGGCCGGTGACCGTCCGCGGCACCTGATCCGCGCCGACTTCGGCAACTGCATCTCACGCGGAGACGCAGAGACGCGGAGTTCGCCGAAGCTCAGTGTTGAGGCACAAGGGGCCGCGACTTCAGTGTCGCGGCCCTAACCGTTGGCGCCAGTTGGAACGCGTTCGATGTTCAGCGCTGGCTGGAATGGCCCGTCGGCTTCCCCACCCCAGCGACGCCCCGCCCCGCACCGAACACGGCCATACTGGATGGACCCCCCGAACGCGCGGGACCCACGGACGCCAAACCCCGAGGTTCCGCTCAGTTACCGGAGCCGAGGTAGCCGCTGCACACCGTCGAGCAGCCAGGAATTCGGGGCGCGGATACGCTGAAGTAGCTCACAAGCCAACTCTCTCGCCTAGGTTGAAGGGACGTTCCACTCTGGACCGTCGCCTTCCAACAACCTAAGCCAACCCAACCTTTTCGGACAGTAGCTTAAAAGATCGTTCCTCTTGCGCCTACTGTAGCACCTGCTTGATCGCACGAGCCAACGCCGCCATCATTCCAGGCGGAGCTACCCCCTAACGCAGCAGAAGCGGTGAAGCTATGGCACGATGCTGGTTGATGAAGAGCGAGCCGTCGGTCTACTCGATTGATCACCTTAAGCGCGACGGACAGACTTCTTGGGAGGGCGTGAGGAACTTCCAGGCGCGCAACTTCATCCGCGACGACATGCGGGTGGGCGACCGTGTCCTGTTCTATCACAGCAACGCGAACCCGGCGGGTGTGGCGGGGCTCGCGCGCGTCGCCCGCGCCGCCTATCCCGACCCCGCCGCCCGCGACCCGAAGAACGACTACTTCGACCCGCGCGCCAGCGACGAGGATCCTCGCTGGTTCATGGTGGACGTAGCGTTCGAGGAGCGCTTCCCCGCCCTCGTCTCCTTGGACACGCTCCGCGAGACGCCGGGCTTGGAAAAGATGCTCGTCATCAACCGCAGCCGCCTCTCAGTGCAGCCGGTCACGAAGGAGGAGTTCGAGATTGTCGTGAGGCTCGGGAGAGGGCCGAAGTGAGTGCGTGAGTGTGTGAGTGCGTGAGTGCGTGAGTGCGTGAGTGCGTGAGGCGTGGCAGACATCGCCGAGCCGGTCAGGTTGCGCGGCCCTCGCGCGGTTCGAGCGGGGGGACGCGCGAGGGGCGTGCGCAACGGCAGGCATTTGCGCGGCCGCCGGGGGATAAATCCCCCGGCTGGAACTACGCGAAGCCGGCTGAAAGCGGCTAGGTGTCCGCACTTACGCACTAACGCACTCACGCACTTCTCCCGTTCACGCCGCGTTCGCCAGCGCCTGCGGCTCGGAGTCGAGCGTCGTGCCGGTGGCGCTCTGAATGGCGTCGACGACTGCCTTCGCGATCCGGGGATCTTCCTTGATCGATGCCCAGTTCTCCCGGACGAACTCCTTGAGGTTCCGTACGCGGCGGTTGATGCGAATCTCCGCGTCGTCGGCGACCTGCGGACCCACGCGGCGCACGTAGTGGAGCATCGCGTCGTGGCGCGTACCGTCGCCCGCGGGCTGCGGCTCGATGGGGGGGACCAGCGCGGCGGCGGGAGAAGGCTCCGCGGGCGTGTCCGTGGCGGGGCGCTTCGGCTGGGGCTCCGGCAGTGCCCACCTGGGGAGCTTCGGCGGATCCCAGCGGAACGGCTTGCCGTCCTTGGTCTTCCCGCGCAGGCTCCCGGTGTCGCTCACCTGCGCGAACGTCTCGTCCAGCCCATACAGATAGCGCCCGATCCCCCACTGAACGGCCGAGCGCTTCATGGCGCCCGAGAGGCCGCCCTTCACCCCCTCGATGTCGGTGTTCTCGGCGCCGTCCCACTTGGTCACCCACTCCTCGCCCACGCGCACCGAAAGCCCGCACATCACGCCCCCGTCAGGCCCGGGGCGAAACTCGTTCTTCCAGTTGCCCGGCCCCACCACCTCATCCAGGCGGCTCTGGATGGCGCGGTTGGTGACGTACGGCACGCAGATGGCCCACACGCGGCCGTTCTTCTCGCCCGCCTGCTGCAGCCGCCACTCGATCTCCTCCGCCGGGAAGCGGTCCTGGAGCGACCTGAAGTTGATCTCCGCCATGGTGTCATCCCTCCGTGGATGGTCCTGCGATGCAGAACCTTATACGGTTAATCTTCGGTTTTGTTCCCCTCGCGTCAAGAGTTTTGATGCCCCGGCACCCCGGATGCAGAGCAGGTGGCGTCAGGGGAGCGGCTCCATCACCGAAGCGGGGGGCGAGATGGCGAAAGCGGACGAGGTGCGGATCTCCGGCGTGCGGATCTCGAGCCCGGACGACGTGATGTACGAGGAGCAGGGGATCACCAAGCGCGAGCTGGCCGAGTACTACGTGGCGGTGGCCGGCAGCATCCTTCCCTTCCTGCGCGGACGCCCGCTGACGCTGGTGCGCTGCCCCGACGGCGAGGGGGGCGCCTGCTTCTACCAGCGCCACGCCTCCGGCCACGTCTCCCCTGAGCTGCGCCAGGTGGAGGTGGAGAAGCCGGACGGCGGCGTCTCGATGCACCTCGCGGCGGAGTCGCTGAAGGCGGTGCTGTCGATGGTGCAGATGCGCGTGCTTGAGCTCCACACCTGGAACGCGCGGCGCGACCGGCTGGACCGTCCCGACCGCATGGTGCTGGACCTGGATCCGGGGCCGGGGGTGCCGTGGTCGGGGGTGGTGGGCGCCGCGTTCTCCTTTCGCGACCGGCTGGAGGAGCTGGGGCTGCGCTCGTTTGTGAAGACGACGGGGGGCAAGGGGGTGCACGTGGTGGTCCCGCTCGCCCGCCGACACAGCTGGGAACAGGTGCGCGAGTTCAGCCGCGGCCTCGCCACGGAGGCAACCCGGCGCGCGCCGCAGCACTACCTGGAGCACGCATCCAAGGCGGACCGAAAGGGGCGCATCTTCGTGGACTACCTGCGCAACGCGTGGGGCGCCTCCATCGTCACCCCGTTCTCCACCCGCTCCCGGCCCGGCGCCCCCGTCTCCACCCCGCTCTCCTGGGACGAGCTCCGCTCCGGCGCCGAGCCGATGGACTTCACCGTCCGCACCGTCCCCGAGCGCCTCGCCGCGCTCCGCGAAGACCCGTGGCAGGGC
Protein-coding regions in this window:
- a CDS encoding GTP-binding protein, encoding MASAPSFTTDRIRNVVVVGHGGAGKTTLIDACCHASGATRRHGSAADGTALTMFTPEEIAHGCSMNTSVAHATWLDAKVNFIDTPGYLDFLGEARAGVRV
- a CDS encoding NUDIX hydrolase, which codes for MDPDWLRWARRIHALAQNGSAYTEGVFDRERYAELKTIAAAMMAAYGDSTPEHVLGLWAMEEGYATPKVDVRAAVFRGGEILLVRERSDGRWALPGGWADVGDTPAQCVEREVLEEAGLTVRATHLVALHDGSRNGHPPRPYHVYKLLFLCELVGGVATTSIETDEVAFFPEDVLPPLSFGRVNEAQVALCFRHMRDPMLPTEFD
- the cysK gene encoding cysteine synthase A, producing MARGRIYTNVTETVGDTPLIQLNRLGEGLPGRVVVKHEGFNPFNSVKDRIGYAMVHDAIDAGRLRPGMVVVEPTSGNTGIGLAYVAAALGYRCIFVMPETMTIERRNMLRALGARVVLTEGPKGIKGAIARAEEIAARLGESAWMPRQFDNPANPAIHYRTTGPEIWEDTAGEVDVFVSGIGTGGTITGAGRYLRERKPGIRIVAVEPAESPVLSGGEPSPHKQQGIGPGFIPGNLDTSIYDEVVRVTNDDAIATARRLAREEAIFAGISSGSITWAALQIAARPENEGKLIVSIVCDFGERYLSNPVFTELADPDYPELDEAIQSTAPVQG
- a CDS encoding DUF4097 family beta strand repeat-containing protein, which produces MRPRTLFAAAPVLALFLSTSAAAQDSWSEWLRRCREDRNWGSQGSERHCEVRESRLTARPRLSVDGGDNGGVTVTGWNEGGILVRARVQANARSREEAREIAQQVRVTTEGGEVHATGPEKREGRSWSVSYEVFVPRRTGLDLETTNGGIGVERVSGEMRLQARNGPVSLRGVGGNVHARTSNGPLRVVLEGDRWAGQGLDAETRNGPVTLEVPDGYSASLETGTVNGPMNFDIPVRVQGRISRRIQTELGRGGAPIRVVTTNGPVTVRGT
- a CDS encoding EVE domain-containing protein codes for the protein MKSEPSVYSIDHLKRDGQTSWEGVRNFQARNFIRDDMRVGDRVLFYHSNANPAGVAGLARVARAAYPDPAARDPKNDYFDPRASDEDPRWFMVDVAFEERFPALVSLDTLRETPGLEKMLVINRSRLSVQPVTKEEFEIVVRLGRGPK
- a CDS encoding Rad52/Rad22 family DNA repair protein produces the protein MAEINFRSLQDRFPAEEIEWRLQQAGEKNGRVWAICVPYVTNRAIQSRLDEVVGPGNWKNEFRPGPDGGVMCGLSVRVGEEWVTKWDGAENTDIEGVKGGLSGAMKRSAVQWGIGRYLYGLDETFAQVSDTGSLRGKTKDGKPFRWDPPKLPRWALPEPQPKRPATDTPAEPSPAAALVPPIEPQPAGDGTRHDAMLHYVRRVGPQVADDAEIRINRRVRNLKEFVRENWASIKEDPRIAKAVVDAIQSATGTTLDSEPQALANAA
- the ligD gene encoding non-homologous end-joining DNA ligase, with the protein product MQSRWRQGSGSITEAGGEMAKADEVRISGVRISSPDDVMYEEQGITKRELAEYYVAVAGSILPFLRGRPLTLVRCPDGEGGACFYQRHASGHVSPELRQVEVEKPDGGVSMHLAAESLKAVLSMVQMRVLELHTWNARRDRLDRPDRMVLDLDPGPGVPWSGVVGAAFSFRDRLEELGLRSFVKTTGGKGVHVVVPLARRHSWEQVREFSRGLATEATRRAPQHYLEHASKADRKGRIFVDYLRNAWGASIVTPFSTRSRPGAPVSTPLSWDELRSGAEPMDFTVRTVPERLAALREDPWQGYAEAARQTITRAALRKVQPSS